From the Dryobates pubescens isolate bDryPub1 chromosome 29, bDryPub1.pri, whole genome shotgun sequence genome, one window contains:
- the ODF2 gene encoding outer dense fiber protein 2 isoform X1, with the protein MCLSLHVALNQKEDDVQSMTPSPICGCLTLSLSGVTHSSTTKQLQSLHRARCPEEPKAVGQLFPFIVLPFPICGRRAMKNRSSSPPLHVHVDENTPVHVHIKKGQKISPAKCQQKHKQKTKGDTTSTGRAVRVKAKAPWVPPGKVSVRESPCKWEAPAHRLETTPADAEKMLSVLRLSDLSADEEDEEGAVHCRMEEYGKKIDSLMSAVGVLKNEAKLQKKEEQQQARKRLLEEQKEELKEVTQELVETEHENILLRRNIERMKEEQDLTVLQKKYLQREKESLMSKLSEAERDGAAAARQIHALKHTIGRLNMERHMSSSDVDTLTKQKELLLQKLSTFEESNRTLRELLREQHSREKDAQKILDQQGALLKRLTDLEAEKVQLQMRLQEKEKEVEDLTVQIQTEKEQAKAAGELSKSLEAVRGRLQAQLRSREAENNRLTTRLRNLERSEAQHKVEVEGAMGQLQELRQRAESDKEALKKAARVQKEQAERAQEYAEQLALQLAQKDSYVAEALSTLKSWRSRYNKAVKDKSGLELEIVTLNSRVADLLEQQAALQDRMQEDREALVDKLHRQSSETSSFKRENERLRASVVPMEEKLNLAQMEVQQLKGSIRSYEGLIESYKSQVVKSQMEADDMAAKLEKCSKENKILKDEMNKEIELVRQQFQSRLAELEKLPEILKVKETQLAECQEQLQSYEKKSMDLSVVAADLRQLIELQGDKMEMTRERCQSAQEEKRQLTLKVEELERKLEATSAQNIEFLQVIAKREDSIHQCQLRLEEKSHECSSLARQLETAIEDAKRQVEQTRERAASRERAAQAKLLDLETQLSRNKTELNQLRRSKDDAERRFESRLQDLRDRLEQSESTNRSMQSYVQFLKASYDNVFGEGALLGSPSRSRSSP; encoded by the exons ATGTGTTTGAGCCTGCACGTTGCCTTAAATCAAAAGGAAGATGATGTTCAGAGCATGACGCCTTCCCCTATCTGTGGTTGTCTTACTCTTTCTCTATCAGGTGTCACTCATTCCTCAACGACAAAGCAACTTCAGTCTCTGCACAGAGCCCGCTGTCCAGAAGAGCCAAAAGCTGTAGGACAACT GTTTCCTTTCATTGTATTGCCCTTTCCTATCTGTGGGAGAAGAGCCATGAAGAACCGTTCCTCATCCCCCCCTTTGCACGTCCATGTGGATGAGAACACCCCTGTCCATGTCCATATTAAAAAGGGTCAGAAAATCTCACCTGCAAAATGCCAG caaaagcacaaacagaaaacaaaaggggACACCACGAGCACAGGCCGAGCTGTTCGGGTGAAAGCTAAggccccctgggtgccccctggcAAAGTGTCTGTCCGGGAATCCCCCTGCAAATGGGAG gcccCAGCCCACCGCCTGGAAACGACCCCTGCAGATGCAGAGAagatgctgtcagtgctgcGTCTCAGCGACCTCTCCGCagatgaggaggatgaggagggtgCTGTGCATTGCAGGATGGAGGAGTATGGGAAGAAGATTGACAGCCTGATGAGTGCTGTGGGAGTGCTGAAGAATGAG GCCAAGCTGCAGAaaaaggaggagcagcagcaagcgAGGAAGCGTCTCCttgaggagcagaaggaagaacTGAAGGAGGTCACACAAGAGCTGGTAGAGACAGAGCATGAGAACATCCTGCTGAGGCGCAACATCGAGCGCATGAAGGAGGAGCAGGATCTGACTGT gctgcagaagaaGTACCTGCAGCGTGAGAAGGAGAGCTTGATGTCTAAGCTGAGCGAGGCAGAAAGGGATGGAgcggcagcagccaggcagatccATGCCCTCAAGCACACAATTGGGAGGCTCAACATG gagAGACACATGAGCAGCTCAGATGTTGACACACTGACAAAACAGAAAGAGCTTCTGCTCCAGAAGTTGAGCACCTTTGAAGAGTCCAACCGGACGCTGCgggagctgctcagggagcagcacagccgggag AAGGATGCTCAGAAGATACTGGACCAGCAAGGAGCACTGCTGAAGAGGCTGACTGACTTAGAGGCAGAGAAAGTG caactTCAGATGAGGcttcaggagaaagaaaaagaagtggagGATCTTACTGTTCAAATACAGACAGAAAAG GAGCAGgccaaggcagcaggagagctctcCAAGTCACTGGAGGCTGTCAGAGGTCGTCTACAAGCGCAGCTgcgaagcagggaggcggagaaCAACCGACTGACCACACGGCTCCGG AACCTGGAGCGCAGTGAGGCTCAGCACAAGGTGGAGGTGGAAGGTGCCATgggacagctgcaggagctgaggcagagggcagagagTGACAAGGAGGCTCTGAAGAAAGCTGCCAGGGTGcagaaggagcaggcagagcgtGCCCAGGAGTATGCAGAGCagctggccctgcagctggcacagaag GACAGTTACGTGGCTGAGGCACTGTCCACCCTGAAGTCCTGGAGGAGCCGCTACAACAAAGCAGTGAAGGACAAGAGTGGCCTGGAACTCGAAATTGTGACACTGAACAG CCGTGTTGCAgacttgctggagcagcaggcagccctgcaggacagGATGCAGGAGGACAGAGAAGCTTTGGTGGATAAATTGCATCGCCAGAGTTCAGAGACCAGCTCCTTCAAAAGGGAGAACGAGAGGCTGAGG GCTAGTGTGGTCCCCATGGAGGAAAAGCTGAACTTAGCACAGATGGAAGTGCAGCAGCTCAAGGGCTCTATCAGGAGCTATGAAGGATTGATTGAAAGCTACAAGTCACAG GTGGTGAAGAGCCAAATGGAAGCAGATGATatggcagcaaagctggagaagtgcaGTAAAGAGAATAAGATACTAAAGGATGAAATGAACAAGGAGATTGAGTTG GTGCGCCAGCAGTTCCAGAGCCGGCTTGCTGAACTGGAGAAGCTGCCTGAGATCCTAAAGGTCAAAGAGACACAGCTGGCAGAATGTCAGGAGCAGCTTCAGAGTTATGAGAAGAAGAGCATGGACCTGTCTGTGGTGGCTGCAGATCTTCGCCAGCTG ATTGAGCTCCAGGGGGACAAAATGGAGATGACAAGAGAGAGGTGTCAGtctgcccaggaggagaaaaggcagctcaccTTGAAGGTGGAGGAGCTAGAAAG AAAACTGGAGGCAACAAGTGCCCAGAACATAGAATTCCTGCAGGTCATAGCCAAGCGTGAGGACTCCATCCACCAGTGCCAGCTGcggctggaggagaagagccacgagtgcagctccctggcccgGCAGCTGGAGACGGCCATCGAGGACGCCAAGAGACAA GTGGAACAGACTCGAGAGCGAGCAGCATCTCGGGAGAGGGCAGCCCAGGCCAAGCTGCTGGATTTGGAGACGCAGTTGAGCAGGAACAAAACAGAGCTGAACCAGCTGCGGCGGAGCAAAGATGAT GCAGAGCGCCGCTTCGAGAGCCGCCTGCAGGACCTGAGGGATCGCCTGGAGCAGTCGGAGAGCACCAACCGCAGCATGCAGAGCTACGTCCAGTTCCTCAAGGCCTCCTATGACAACGTCTTTGGGGAAGGGGCCCTGCTGGGCTCCCCCAGCCGCTCTCGCTCCTCTCCCTGA
- the ODF2 gene encoding outer dense fiber protein 2 isoform X3: protein MCLSLHVALNQKEDDVQSMTPSPICGCLTLSLSGVTHSSTTKQLQSLHRARCPEEPKAVGQLFPFIVLPFPICGRRAMKNRSSSPPLHVHVDENTPVHVHIKKGQKISPAKCQQKHKQKTKGDTTSTGRAVRVKAKAPWVPPGKVSVRESPCKWEAPAHRLETTPADAEKMLSVLRLSDLSADEEDEEGAVHCRMEEYGKKIDSLMSAVGVLKNEAKLQKKEEQQQARKRLLEEQKEELKEVTQELVETEHENILLRRNIERMKEEQDLTVLQKKYLQREKESLMSKLSEAERDGAAAARQIHALKHTIGRLNMERHMSSSDVDTLTKQKELLLQKLSTFEESNRTLRELLREQHSREKDAQKILDQQGALLKRLTDLEAEKVQLQMRLQEKEKEVEDLTVQIQTEKEQAKAAGELSKSLEAVRGRLQAQLRSREAENNRLTTRLRNLERSEAQHKVEVEGAMGQLQELRQRAESDKEALKKAARVQKEQAERAQEYAEQLALQLAQKDSYVAEALSTLKSWRSRYNKAVKDKSGLELEIVTLNSRVADLLEQQAALQDRMQEDREALVDKLHRQSSETSSFKRENERLRASVVPMEEKLNLAQMEVQQLKGSIRSYEGLIESYKSQVVKSQMEADDMAAKLEKCSKENKILKDEMNKEIELVRQQFQSRLAELEKLPEILKVKETQLAECQEQLQSYEKKSMDLSVVAADLRQLVIAKREDSIHQCQLRLEEKSHECSSLARQLETAIEDAKRQVEQTRERAASRERAAQAKLLDLETQLSRNKTELNQLRRSKDDAERRFESRLQDLRDRLEQSESTNRSMQSYVQFLKASYDNVFGEGALLGSPSRSRSSP, encoded by the exons ATGTGTTTGAGCCTGCACGTTGCCTTAAATCAAAAGGAAGATGATGTTCAGAGCATGACGCCTTCCCCTATCTGTGGTTGTCTTACTCTTTCTCTATCAGGTGTCACTCATTCCTCAACGACAAAGCAACTTCAGTCTCTGCACAGAGCCCGCTGTCCAGAAGAGCCAAAAGCTGTAGGACAACT GTTTCCTTTCATTGTATTGCCCTTTCCTATCTGTGGGAGAAGAGCCATGAAGAACCGTTCCTCATCCCCCCCTTTGCACGTCCATGTGGATGAGAACACCCCTGTCCATGTCCATATTAAAAAGGGTCAGAAAATCTCACCTGCAAAATGCCAG caaaagcacaaacagaaaacaaaaggggACACCACGAGCACAGGCCGAGCTGTTCGGGTGAAAGCTAAggccccctgggtgccccctggcAAAGTGTCTGTCCGGGAATCCCCCTGCAAATGGGAG gcccCAGCCCACCGCCTGGAAACGACCCCTGCAGATGCAGAGAagatgctgtcagtgctgcGTCTCAGCGACCTCTCCGCagatgaggaggatgaggagggtgCTGTGCATTGCAGGATGGAGGAGTATGGGAAGAAGATTGACAGCCTGATGAGTGCTGTGGGAGTGCTGAAGAATGAG GCCAAGCTGCAGAaaaaggaggagcagcagcaagcgAGGAAGCGTCTCCttgaggagcagaaggaagaacTGAAGGAGGTCACACAAGAGCTGGTAGAGACAGAGCATGAGAACATCCTGCTGAGGCGCAACATCGAGCGCATGAAGGAGGAGCAGGATCTGACTGT gctgcagaagaaGTACCTGCAGCGTGAGAAGGAGAGCTTGATGTCTAAGCTGAGCGAGGCAGAAAGGGATGGAgcggcagcagccaggcagatccATGCCCTCAAGCACACAATTGGGAGGCTCAACATG gagAGACACATGAGCAGCTCAGATGTTGACACACTGACAAAACAGAAAGAGCTTCTGCTCCAGAAGTTGAGCACCTTTGAAGAGTCCAACCGGACGCTGCgggagctgctcagggagcagcacagccgggag AAGGATGCTCAGAAGATACTGGACCAGCAAGGAGCACTGCTGAAGAGGCTGACTGACTTAGAGGCAGAGAAAGTG caactTCAGATGAGGcttcaggagaaagaaaaagaagtggagGATCTTACTGTTCAAATACAGACAGAAAAG GAGCAGgccaaggcagcaggagagctctcCAAGTCACTGGAGGCTGTCAGAGGTCGTCTACAAGCGCAGCTgcgaagcagggaggcggagaaCAACCGACTGACCACACGGCTCCGG AACCTGGAGCGCAGTGAGGCTCAGCACAAGGTGGAGGTGGAAGGTGCCATgggacagctgcaggagctgaggcagagggcagagagTGACAAGGAGGCTCTGAAGAAAGCTGCCAGGGTGcagaaggagcaggcagagcgtGCCCAGGAGTATGCAGAGCagctggccctgcagctggcacagaag GACAGTTACGTGGCTGAGGCACTGTCCACCCTGAAGTCCTGGAGGAGCCGCTACAACAAAGCAGTGAAGGACAAGAGTGGCCTGGAACTCGAAATTGTGACACTGAACAG CCGTGTTGCAgacttgctggagcagcaggcagccctgcaggacagGATGCAGGAGGACAGAGAAGCTTTGGTGGATAAATTGCATCGCCAGAGTTCAGAGACCAGCTCCTTCAAAAGGGAGAACGAGAGGCTGAGG GCTAGTGTGGTCCCCATGGAGGAAAAGCTGAACTTAGCACAGATGGAAGTGCAGCAGCTCAAGGGCTCTATCAGGAGCTATGAAGGATTGATTGAAAGCTACAAGTCACAG GTGGTGAAGAGCCAAATGGAAGCAGATGATatggcagcaaagctggagaagtgcaGTAAAGAGAATAAGATACTAAAGGATGAAATGAACAAGGAGATTGAGTTG GTGCGCCAGCAGTTCCAGAGCCGGCTTGCTGAACTGGAGAAGCTGCCTGAGATCCTAAAGGTCAAAGAGACACAGCTGGCAGAATGTCAGGAGCAGCTTCAGAGTTATGAGAAGAAGAGCATGGACCTGTCTGTGGTGGCTGCAGATCTTCGCCAGCTG GTCATAGCCAAGCGTGAGGACTCCATCCACCAGTGCCAGCTGcggctggaggagaagagccacgagtgcagctccctggcccgGCAGCTGGAGACGGCCATCGAGGACGCCAAGAGACAA GTGGAACAGACTCGAGAGCGAGCAGCATCTCGGGAGAGGGCAGCCCAGGCCAAGCTGCTGGATTTGGAGACGCAGTTGAGCAGGAACAAAACAGAGCTGAACCAGCTGCGGCGGAGCAAAGATGAT GCAGAGCGCCGCTTCGAGAGCCGCCTGCAGGACCTGAGGGATCGCCTGGAGCAGTCGGAGAGCACCAACCGCAGCATGCAGAGCTACGTCCAGTTCCTCAAGGCCTCCTATGACAACGTCTTTGGGGAAGGGGCCCTGCTGGGCTCCCCCAGCCGCTCTCGCTCCTCTCCCTGA
- the ODF2 gene encoding outer dense fiber protein 2 isoform X2: MCLSLHVALNQKEDDVQSMTPSPICGCLTLSLSGVTHSSTTKQLQSLHRARCPEEPKAVGQLFPFIVLPFPICGRRAMKNRSSSPPLHVHVDENTPVHVHIKKGQKISPAKCQQKHKQKTKGDTTSTGRAVRVKAKAPWVPPGKVSVRESPCKWEAPAHRLETTPADAEKMLSVLRLSDLSADEEDEEGAVHCRMEEYGKKIDSLMSAVGVLKNEAKLQKKEEQQQARKRLLEEQKEELKEVTQELVETEHENILLRRNIERMKEEQDLTVLQKKYLQREKESLMSKLSEAERDGAAAARQIHALKHTIGRLNMERHMSSSDVDTLTKQKELLLQKLSTFEESNRTLRELLREQHSREKDAQKILDQQGALLKRLTDLEAEKVQLQMRLQEKEKEVEDLTVQIQTEKEQAKAAGELSKSLEAVRGRLQAQLRSREAENNRLTTRLRNLERSEAQHKVEVEGAMGQLQELRQRAESDKEALKKAARVQKEQAERAQEYAEQLALQLAQKDSYVAEALSTLKSWRSRYNKAVKDKSGLELEIVTLNSRVADLLEQQAALQDRMQEDREALVDKLHRQSSETSSFKRENERLRASVVPMEEKLNLAQMEVQQLKGSIRSYEGLIESYKSQVRQQFQSRLAELEKLPEILKVKETQLAECQEQLQSYEKKSMDLSVVAADLRQLIELQGDKMEMTRERCQSAQEEKRQLTLKVEELERKLEATSAQNIEFLQVIAKREDSIHQCQLRLEEKSHECSSLARQLETAIEDAKRQVEQTRERAASRERAAQAKLLDLETQLSRNKTELNQLRRSKDDAERRFESRLQDLRDRLEQSESTNRSMQSYVQFLKASYDNVFGEGALLGSPSRSRSSP, translated from the exons ATGTGTTTGAGCCTGCACGTTGCCTTAAATCAAAAGGAAGATGATGTTCAGAGCATGACGCCTTCCCCTATCTGTGGTTGTCTTACTCTTTCTCTATCAGGTGTCACTCATTCCTCAACGACAAAGCAACTTCAGTCTCTGCACAGAGCCCGCTGTCCAGAAGAGCCAAAAGCTGTAGGACAACT GTTTCCTTTCATTGTATTGCCCTTTCCTATCTGTGGGAGAAGAGCCATGAAGAACCGTTCCTCATCCCCCCCTTTGCACGTCCATGTGGATGAGAACACCCCTGTCCATGTCCATATTAAAAAGGGTCAGAAAATCTCACCTGCAAAATGCCAG caaaagcacaaacagaaaacaaaaggggACACCACGAGCACAGGCCGAGCTGTTCGGGTGAAAGCTAAggccccctgggtgccccctggcAAAGTGTCTGTCCGGGAATCCCCCTGCAAATGGGAG gcccCAGCCCACCGCCTGGAAACGACCCCTGCAGATGCAGAGAagatgctgtcagtgctgcGTCTCAGCGACCTCTCCGCagatgaggaggatgaggagggtgCTGTGCATTGCAGGATGGAGGAGTATGGGAAGAAGATTGACAGCCTGATGAGTGCTGTGGGAGTGCTGAAGAATGAG GCCAAGCTGCAGAaaaaggaggagcagcagcaagcgAGGAAGCGTCTCCttgaggagcagaaggaagaacTGAAGGAGGTCACACAAGAGCTGGTAGAGACAGAGCATGAGAACATCCTGCTGAGGCGCAACATCGAGCGCATGAAGGAGGAGCAGGATCTGACTGT gctgcagaagaaGTACCTGCAGCGTGAGAAGGAGAGCTTGATGTCTAAGCTGAGCGAGGCAGAAAGGGATGGAgcggcagcagccaggcagatccATGCCCTCAAGCACACAATTGGGAGGCTCAACATG gagAGACACATGAGCAGCTCAGATGTTGACACACTGACAAAACAGAAAGAGCTTCTGCTCCAGAAGTTGAGCACCTTTGAAGAGTCCAACCGGACGCTGCgggagctgctcagggagcagcacagccgggag AAGGATGCTCAGAAGATACTGGACCAGCAAGGAGCACTGCTGAAGAGGCTGACTGACTTAGAGGCAGAGAAAGTG caactTCAGATGAGGcttcaggagaaagaaaaagaagtggagGATCTTACTGTTCAAATACAGACAGAAAAG GAGCAGgccaaggcagcaggagagctctcCAAGTCACTGGAGGCTGTCAGAGGTCGTCTACAAGCGCAGCTgcgaagcagggaggcggagaaCAACCGACTGACCACACGGCTCCGG AACCTGGAGCGCAGTGAGGCTCAGCACAAGGTGGAGGTGGAAGGTGCCATgggacagctgcaggagctgaggcagagggcagagagTGACAAGGAGGCTCTGAAGAAAGCTGCCAGGGTGcagaaggagcaggcagagcgtGCCCAGGAGTATGCAGAGCagctggccctgcagctggcacagaag GACAGTTACGTGGCTGAGGCACTGTCCACCCTGAAGTCCTGGAGGAGCCGCTACAACAAAGCAGTGAAGGACAAGAGTGGCCTGGAACTCGAAATTGTGACACTGAACAG CCGTGTTGCAgacttgctggagcagcaggcagccctgcaggacagGATGCAGGAGGACAGAGAAGCTTTGGTGGATAAATTGCATCGCCAGAGTTCAGAGACCAGCTCCTTCAAAAGGGAGAACGAGAGGCTGAGG GCTAGTGTGGTCCCCATGGAGGAAAAGCTGAACTTAGCACAGATGGAAGTGCAGCAGCTCAAGGGCTCTATCAGGAGCTATGAAGGATTGATTGAAAGCTACAAGTCACAG GTGCGCCAGCAGTTCCAGAGCCGGCTTGCTGAACTGGAGAAGCTGCCTGAGATCCTAAAGGTCAAAGAGACACAGCTGGCAGAATGTCAGGAGCAGCTTCAGAGTTATGAGAAGAAGAGCATGGACCTGTCTGTGGTGGCTGCAGATCTTCGCCAGCTG ATTGAGCTCCAGGGGGACAAAATGGAGATGACAAGAGAGAGGTGTCAGtctgcccaggaggagaaaaggcagctcaccTTGAAGGTGGAGGAGCTAGAAAG AAAACTGGAGGCAACAAGTGCCCAGAACATAGAATTCCTGCAGGTCATAGCCAAGCGTGAGGACTCCATCCACCAGTGCCAGCTGcggctggaggagaagagccacgagtgcagctccctggcccgGCAGCTGGAGACGGCCATCGAGGACGCCAAGAGACAA GTGGAACAGACTCGAGAGCGAGCAGCATCTCGGGAGAGGGCAGCCCAGGCCAAGCTGCTGGATTTGGAGACGCAGTTGAGCAGGAACAAAACAGAGCTGAACCAGCTGCGGCGGAGCAAAGATGAT GCAGAGCGCCGCTTCGAGAGCCGCCTGCAGGACCTGAGGGATCGCCTGGAGCAGTCGGAGAGCACCAACCGCAGCATGCAGAGCTACGTCCAGTTCCTCAAGGCCTCCTATGACAACGTCTTTGGGGAAGGGGCCCTGCTGGGCTCCCCCAGCCGCTCTCGCTCCTCTCCCTGA
- the ODF2 gene encoding outer dense fiber protein 2 isoform X4: MCLSLHVALNQKEDDVQSMTPSPICGCLTLSLSGVTHSSTTKQLQSLHRARCPEEPKAVGQLFPFIVLPFPICGRRAMKNRSSSPPLHVHVDENTPVHVHIKKGQKISPAKCQQKHKQKTKGDTTSTGRAVRVKAKAPWVPPGKVSVRESPCKWEAPAHRLETTPADAEKMLSVLRLSDLSADEEDEEGAVHCRMEEYGKKIDSLMSAVGVLKNEAKLQKKEEQQQARKRLLEEQKEELKEVTQELVETEHENILLRRNIERMKEEQDLTVLQKKYLQREKESLMSKLSEAERDGAAAARQIHALKHTIGRLNMERHMSSSDVDTLTKQKELLLQKLSTFEESNRTLRELLREQHSREKDAQKILDQQGALLKRLTDLEAEKVQLQMRLQEKEKEVEDLTVQIQTEKEQAKAAGELSKSLEAVRGRLQAQLRSREAENNRLTTRLRNLERSEAQHKVEVEGAMGQLQELRQRAESDKEALKKAARVQKEQAERAQEYAEQLALQLAQKDSYVAEALSTLKSWRSRYNKAVKDKSGLELEIVTLNSRVADLLEQQAALQDRMQEDREALVDKLHRQSSETSSFKRENERLRASVVPMEEKLNLAQMEVQQLKGSIRSYEGLIESYKSQVVKSQMEADDMAAKLEKCSKENKILKDEMNKEIELVRQQFQSRLAELEKLPEILKVKETQLAECQEQLQSYEKKSMDLSVVAADLRQLIELQGDKMEMTRERCQSAQEEKRQLTLKVEELERS; encoded by the exons ATGTGTTTGAGCCTGCACGTTGCCTTAAATCAAAAGGAAGATGATGTTCAGAGCATGACGCCTTCCCCTATCTGTGGTTGTCTTACTCTTTCTCTATCAGGTGTCACTCATTCCTCAACGACAAAGCAACTTCAGTCTCTGCACAGAGCCCGCTGTCCAGAAGAGCCAAAAGCTGTAGGACAACT GTTTCCTTTCATTGTATTGCCCTTTCCTATCTGTGGGAGAAGAGCCATGAAGAACCGTTCCTCATCCCCCCCTTTGCACGTCCATGTGGATGAGAACACCCCTGTCCATGTCCATATTAAAAAGGGTCAGAAAATCTCACCTGCAAAATGCCAG caaaagcacaaacagaaaacaaaaggggACACCACGAGCACAGGCCGAGCTGTTCGGGTGAAAGCTAAggccccctgggtgccccctggcAAAGTGTCTGTCCGGGAATCCCCCTGCAAATGGGAG gcccCAGCCCACCGCCTGGAAACGACCCCTGCAGATGCAGAGAagatgctgtcagtgctgcGTCTCAGCGACCTCTCCGCagatgaggaggatgaggagggtgCTGTGCATTGCAGGATGGAGGAGTATGGGAAGAAGATTGACAGCCTGATGAGTGCTGTGGGAGTGCTGAAGAATGAG GCCAAGCTGCAGAaaaaggaggagcagcagcaagcgAGGAAGCGTCTCCttgaggagcagaaggaagaacTGAAGGAGGTCACACAAGAGCTGGTAGAGACAGAGCATGAGAACATCCTGCTGAGGCGCAACATCGAGCGCATGAAGGAGGAGCAGGATCTGACTGT gctgcagaagaaGTACCTGCAGCGTGAGAAGGAGAGCTTGATGTCTAAGCTGAGCGAGGCAGAAAGGGATGGAgcggcagcagccaggcagatccATGCCCTCAAGCACACAATTGGGAGGCTCAACATG gagAGACACATGAGCAGCTCAGATGTTGACACACTGACAAAACAGAAAGAGCTTCTGCTCCAGAAGTTGAGCACCTTTGAAGAGTCCAACCGGACGCTGCgggagctgctcagggagcagcacagccgggag AAGGATGCTCAGAAGATACTGGACCAGCAAGGAGCACTGCTGAAGAGGCTGACTGACTTAGAGGCAGAGAAAGTG caactTCAGATGAGGcttcaggagaaagaaaaagaagtggagGATCTTACTGTTCAAATACAGACAGAAAAG GAGCAGgccaaggcagcaggagagctctcCAAGTCACTGGAGGCTGTCAGAGGTCGTCTACAAGCGCAGCTgcgaagcagggaggcggagaaCAACCGACTGACCACACGGCTCCGG AACCTGGAGCGCAGTGAGGCTCAGCACAAGGTGGAGGTGGAAGGTGCCATgggacagctgcaggagctgaggcagagggcagagagTGACAAGGAGGCTCTGAAGAAAGCTGCCAGGGTGcagaaggagcaggcagagcgtGCCCAGGAGTATGCAGAGCagctggccctgcagctggcacagaag GACAGTTACGTGGCTGAGGCACTGTCCACCCTGAAGTCCTGGAGGAGCCGCTACAACAAAGCAGTGAAGGACAAGAGTGGCCTGGAACTCGAAATTGTGACACTGAACAG CCGTGTTGCAgacttgctggagcagcaggcagccctgcaggacagGATGCAGGAGGACAGAGAAGCTTTGGTGGATAAATTGCATCGCCAGAGTTCAGAGACCAGCTCCTTCAAAAGGGAGAACGAGAGGCTGAGG GCTAGTGTGGTCCCCATGGAGGAAAAGCTGAACTTAGCACAGATGGAAGTGCAGCAGCTCAAGGGCTCTATCAGGAGCTATGAAGGATTGATTGAAAGCTACAAGTCACAG GTGGTGAAGAGCCAAATGGAAGCAGATGATatggcagcaaagctggagaagtgcaGTAAAGAGAATAAGATACTAAAGGATGAAATGAACAAGGAGATTGAGTTG GTGCGCCAGCAGTTCCAGAGCCGGCTTGCTGAACTGGAGAAGCTGCCTGAGATCCTAAAGGTCAAAGAGACACAGCTGGCAGAATGTCAGGAGCAGCTTCAGAGTTATGAGAAGAAGAGCATGGACCTGTCTGTGGTGGCTGCAGATCTTCGCCAGCTG ATTGAGCTCCAGGGGGACAAAATGGAGATGACAAGAGAGAGGTGTCAGtctgcccaggaggagaaaaggcagctcaccTTGAAGGTGGAGGAGCTAGAAAG GTCATAG